CAACATCCCGTAAGGAGCCGATTCCTTGGCGTGGATACAGTCATGCGCGGAGGGTTTCCCTCCGCCTTTTTACCACCTTCACTCATGATTAGAGCCTTTCCGGAGAGGACAAGCCTCTGCCGGGCGGAAGTTACAGGCGCTCCTCCCTGTAGTCATGAGTAATAGACTTGCAATTTAACCGCAAATAGGTTTTACTTAGGTTTGTTAATGGATATCATGAATGAAGATATAATGAATGGTGAAGAATGTGTGAGAGGAAGTGTCCTTTAGTGAGTACGCCACTCAATTTGAAGCTGGACCCTGAGAAAGTCAAAGAAATGCCGATGGTGGACCTGGCTTTTCTGGTGCTTAAGGCAGCCAATACGCCTTACTATTACCGTGATCTGATGGTTGAGGTAGCCAAGCTGCGCGGAATGACCGACCAAGAGAGCGAAGATACGATTGCCCAGCTATATACCGAGATTAATATCGACGGGCGTTTTGCCTGTGTCGGAACCAACCTGTGGGGCCTGAAGCGCTGGTACCCGCTGGAACGCTCCGATGATCCTGTCGGCAACACCAAGCGTGTGCGCATCATCAACGATGAGGACGACGATCTGGAAGATGATGACTTCACCGAGGAAGAAGATAACTACGCTGCAGAGGAAGAGGACTTCGATGCGATTGACGAAGACCGCGACGACCTCTA
This region of Paenibacillus sp. FSL K6-1096 genomic DNA includes:
- the rpoE gene encoding DNA-directed RNA polymerase subunit delta, with the protein product MSTPLNLKLDPEKVKEMPMVDLAFLVLKAANTPYYYRDLMVEVAKLRGMTDQESEDTIAQLYTEINIDGRFACVGTNLWGLKRWYPLERSDDPVGNTKRVRIINDEDDDLEDDDFTEEEDNYAAEEEDFDAIDEDRDDLYSDDDSEEEVDEDVVIDEDDIDEDEEESDDLDEEEADGEDEDDNY